The DNA segment GCGCATAAGGAAGATATGACCTTTTCAGATTTTACACTCCATCCACGCCTCCAGCACGCTATTCAGAGCGCAGGCTTTGTCACGCCTACGCCGATCCAGGCGCGCGCTATTCCCGTCGGCCTTGCCGGTCGGGACCTGATCGGCACGGCGCAGACGGGCACCGGCAAGACTGCCGCGTTTGTGCTGCCGATCTTGCAGCGCCTGCTGGACGATCCGCGCAAGCTGGGCCGGACCCGCGCGCTGATTGTGACGCCAACCCGCGAGCTGGCGGAGCAGATCTATACCACGATCCGCCTCTTCAGCCAGGGCACCAAGATCCGGTCGGCCACGGTCTACGGCGGCGTCGGCATGAATCCCCAGGATCGGGCGCTGCGTACGGGCGTTGAGATCATCGTCGCCTGTCCCGGTCGCCTGCTCGATCATATCGATCGTGGGGCGGCAGCGTTGCAGGGCGTCGAGATGCTGGTGCTGGATGAGGCAGACCGGCTGCTGGACATGGGCTTTCTGCCTGCCGTCAGGCGGATCTTGAGCCACCTGCCGCGCGAGCGCCAGACGATGCTCTTCTCGGCGACGTTCGCGCCTGAGCTGAACCAGCTCACGGCCCAGGCATTGCGCAATCCCGCGCGCGTGGACGCGGGGATTAACACGCCGACCAAAACGGTGGCGCATGCCCTGTATCCTGTGCCGCAGCATCTAAAGACTGTGCTGCTGCTGCACCTGCTGCGCGAAACCGACACGAACTCGGTGCTGATCTTCACTCGCACCAAGCATCGCGCCAATCGGCTGGCCGAGCAGATTCAGCGGGCGGGCTACGCCACAGCGGTGCTCCACTCGAACAAGTCGCAGAACCAGCGGCAGTTCGCGCTCGATAGCTTCCGCAGCGGCAAGGCGCAGATTCTCGTCGCTACCGACATCGCGGCGCGCGGCCTCGACATCGCCACGATCTCGCACGTGATCAACTACGACATGCCCGATACGGCTGACACCTACATCCACCGCATCGGTCGCACGGGCCGCGCCGAGCGCGAGGGCGACGCGCTCAC comes from the Herpetosiphonaceae bacterium genome and includes:
- a CDS encoding DEAD/DEAH box helicase, yielding MTFSDFTLHPRLQHAIQSAGFVTPTPIQARAIPVGLAGRDLIGTAQTGTGKTAAFVLPILQRLLDDPRKLGRTRALIVTPTRELAEQIYTTIRLFSQGTKIRSATVYGGVGMNPQDRALRTGVEIIVACPGRLLDHIDRGAAALQGVEMLVLDEADRLLDMGFLPAVRRILSHLPRERQTMLFSATFAPELNQLTAQALRNPARVDAGINTPTKTVAHALYPVPQHLKTVLLLHLLRETDTNSVLIFTRTKHRANRLAEQIQRAGYATAVLHSNKSQNQRQFALDSFRSGKAQILVATDIAARGLDIATISHVINYDMPDTADTYIHRIGRTGRAEREGDALTLMTSEDAVTCREIERALKAPIERRTLPDFDYSVPAPVLDQSAARSPRQQPQRS